A genomic window from Candidatus Eisenbacteria bacterium includes:
- a CDS encoding HD-GYP domain-containing protein, which produces MATKTRATNRPTVAHAAETLPGALALLNGLDQVARSLVPFEAGGTSLAQVVEGARRLLNPDGVAILIRDKDGEYTFMAAEGVLAEWRQFVLAGSGVELLDEFLKRDTVTLFQRKQRTAWAREFLFAAGMNWGALAPIRGQGEMIGALLVNHSAALPFHAEHVAAFRGLATLAGVAAREDSHRAHLEELFMSVIVSLTMALEAKDSATEGHSVRVAAYSEAIGKELGLGAKALDVIHRACLVHDIGKIAVDENILSKRDRLNTMEREKMDMHPLIGESILSPIEMLRPLLPGVRSHHEHYDGSGYPDGLAGDAIPIEARIMAVADAFDAMTSNRPYRQALPEEEALVELRRNAGTHFDPKVVAAFEQIYPAVKRTLEHMRPRAERVSERG; this is translated from the coding sequence CGCGGGCAACCAACCGTCCAACCGTCGCACACGCCGCCGAAACCCTTCCGGGCGCTCTCGCGCTCCTGAACGGATTGGACCAGGTCGCGCGGTCCCTCGTTCCCTTCGAAGCGGGCGGCACCTCGCTCGCCCAAGTCGTTGAGGGAGCGCGCCGGCTCCTGAATCCGGACGGCGTCGCGATCCTGATCCGAGACAAAGACGGGGAATACACATTCATGGCGGCCGAAGGGGTGCTCGCCGAGTGGAGGCAATTCGTCCTCGCGGGGAGCGGCGTCGAGCTGCTCGACGAGTTCCTGAAGCGCGACACCGTCACGCTCTTCCAGCGGAAGCAGCGGACCGCGTGGGCGCGTGAATTCTTGTTCGCGGCCGGGATGAACTGGGGGGCGCTCGCCCCGATTCGCGGACAGGGCGAGATGATCGGCGCCCTGCTCGTGAACCACTCGGCGGCGTTGCCGTTCCATGCCGAGCACGTCGCCGCGTTCCGGGGGCTCGCCACGCTGGCCGGGGTCGCGGCGCGCGAGGACAGCCACCGGGCGCACCTGGAAGAGCTTTTCATGAGCGTCATCGTCTCGCTCACGATGGCGCTGGAAGCGAAGGATTCGGCGACCGAGGGCCACTCGGTCCGGGTGGCCGCCTACTCCGAGGCGATCGGCAAGGAGCTGGGCCTGGGCGCGAAGGCGCTCGACGTCATCCACCGGGCCTGCCTCGTCCACGACATCGGGAAGATCGCGGTCGACGAGAACATCCTCTCGAAGCGCGACCGGCTGAACACGATGGAGCGGGAGAAGATGGACATGCATCCGCTGATCGGGGAGAGCATCCTGAGCCCCATCGAGATGCTCCGGCCGCTTCTCCCCGGCGTTCGGTCGCACCACGAACACTACGACGGGTCAGGCTATCCGGACGGGCTGGCCGGCGACGCGATTCCGATCGAGGCGCGCATCATGGCGGTCGCGGACGCGTTCGACGCGATGACCTCGAACCGGCCCTATCGGCAGGCCCTCCCCGAGGAGGAAGCGCTGGTCGAGCTGCGGCGGAACGCGGGAACCCACTTCGACCCGAAGGTCGTCGCCGCGTTCGAGCAGATCTACCCCGCCGTGAAGCGGACGCTCGAGCACATGCGGCCCCGCGCGGAGCGCGTCAGCGAGCGGGGGTGA